In the Hordeum vulgare subsp. vulgare chromosome 7H, MorexV3_pseudomolecules_assembly, whole genome shotgun sequence genome, one interval contains:
- the LOC123413635 gene encoding phosphatidylinositol/phosphatidylcholine transfer protein SFH8 isoform X1, with the protein MSVIHADDIEISLCDGNSEDERRRRKIGSLRRKAIHALKKRGRRRVDFRFPPAISIEDVRDAEEERAVSAFRERLAAHGLLPDKHDDYHMMLRFLKARKFDAEKAMQMWADMLRWRKEFGADTILEDFEFDELDEVLCYYPQGYHGVDREGRPVYIERLGKVDPNKLMQITSVDRYIKYHVQEFERAFREKFPACTLAAKRHIDSTTTILDVQGVGFKNFSKTARELVHRMQKIDSDYYPETLHQMFVVNAGSGFKLIWNSVKGFLDPKTSSKIHVLGSNYQSRLLEVIDASELPEFLGGSCTCIDKGGCLGSNKGPWNDPYILKLIHNLEAGSVRDIKPVSEGEERSDSSLRLEQLKWQGMMSDASNAESGSDVDDFGSSFIPKGAEYGSLTPVHEEVKGIDSTYYVCYEQSSLETSLETGRRQRRTTEIMPKQLADNRQFSTNGSPRDLVSNAGKLDGSMVRWGFENLVKVVTALIKLFSFFRLFISSRTVRRLENAHPSIMPVPAAEKPQPRTISADDMSACLRRIENLESVCNHLASKPPEMPEDKEKQLLNSLERIRSIEADLERTKRALQVTVAKQNSLVETLEAVQESSRVKRRLFCS; encoded by the exons ATGTCTG TGATCCATGCCGACGACATCGAGATATCGCTGTGCGACGGCAACTCGGAGGACGAGCGCCGACGCCGCAAGATAGGGTCGCTGCGCCGCAAGGCCATCCACGCGCTCAAGAAGCGCGGCAGGCGTCGCGTCGACTTCCGCTTCCCTCCGGCCATCTCCATCGAGGACGTCCGAGACGCCGAGGAGGAGCGCGCCGTCTCCGCCTTCCGTGAGCGCCTGGCCGCGCACGGCCTCCTCCCCGACAAGCACGACGACTACCACATGATGCTAAG GTTCTTGAAGGCGAGGAAGTTCGACGCCGAGAAGGCAATGCAGATGTGGGCAGACATGCTGCGATGGAGGAAAGAGTTTGGGGCCGACACGATCCTTGAG GATTTTGAGTTTGATGAACTGGACGAGGTGCTGTGCTACTACCCTCAGGGCTACCATGGTGTCGACCGAGAAGGCCGGCCCGTGTACATCGAGAGGCTCGGCAAGGTCGACCCTAACAAGCTCATGCAGATCACCTCCGTGGACAGGTACATCAAGTACCATGTGCAGGAGTTTGAGAGGGCCTTCAGAGAGAAGTTCCCTGCCTGCACATTGGCTGCCAAGAGGCACATtgactccaccaccaccatcttGGATGTCCAGGGTGTG GGTTTTAAGAATTTCTCCAAGACTGCAAGGGAGCTAGTACACCGCATGCAGAAGATCGACAGCGACTATTATCCTGAG ACGTTGCATCAAATGTTTGTTGTAAATGCGGGCAGTGGATTCAAGTTGATCTGGAACAGTGTGAAGGGCTTCCTTGACCCAAAAACTTCATCCAAGATTCAT GTTCTTGGTTCGAACTATCAGAGTAGACTTCTTGAAGTAATTGACGCAAG TGAGTTGCCAGAGTTCCTCGGTGGTTCATGCACCTGTATTGACAAGGGAGGTTGTCTTGGGTCTAACAAGGGGCCATGGAATGACCCTTATATCTTGAAG CTGATACACAATCTGGAAGCTGGTTCTGTGAGGGATATCAAGCCAGTTTCTGAAGGCGAAGAAAGAAGTGATTCTTCTCTTAGACTGGAACAGTTGAAG TGGCAAGGCATGATGAGTGATGCATCAAATGCTGAATCAGGGTCGGATGTTGATGACTTTGGATCCTCATTTATTCCGAAAGGTGCTGAGTATGGGTCCCTCACTCCAGTCCATGAGGAA GTAAAGGGCATAGATTCAACTTACTATGTCTGTTACGAACAGAGTTCCCTGGAAACGTCTCTTGAAACTGGTAGGAGGCAGCGGCGAACAACTGAAATCATGCCAAAACAACTAGCTGATAACCGTCAATTTTCCACCAATGGAAGCCCTCGTGATTTAG TGAGCAATGCTGGCAAACTGGATGGTTCAATGGTCCGATGGGGTTTTGAGAATCTTGTCAAAGTTGTGACAGCTTTGATCAAGCTATTCTCCTTTTTCCGGCTTTTCATCTCTAGTAGAACAGTGAGGAGGCTTGAAAACGCCCACCCTTCCATTATGCCAGTCCCAGCCGCAGAGAAGCCACAGCCCCGGACCATCAGTGCGGATGATATGAGTGCTTGCTTACGGCGCATTGAAAATCTTGAATCTGTTTGCAATCATCTTGCAAGCAAGCCACCAGAGATGCCCGAGGACAAAGAGAAACAATTACTAAACTCGTTGGAGCGCATCAGATCCATCGAGGCTGACCTGGAGAGGACCAAAAGA GCACTGCAAGTGACGGTGGCGAAGCAGAATTCGTTGGTGGAGACTCTGGAAGCTGTACAGGAGTCGTCGAGAGTGAAG AGGAGGTTGTTCTGCTCATAG
- the LOC123413635 gene encoding phosphatidylinositol/phosphatidylcholine transfer protein SFH8 isoform X2, whose amino-acid sequence MSVIHADDIEISLCDGNSEDERRRRKIGSLRRKAIHALKKRGRRRVDFRFPPAISIEDVRDAEEERAVSAFRERLAAHGLLPDKHDDYHMMLRFLKARKFDAEKAMQMWADMLRWRKEFGADTILEDFEFDELDEVLCYYPQGYHGVDREGRPVYIERLGKVDPNKLMQITSVDRYIKYHVQEFERAFREKFPACTLAAKRHIDSTTTILDVQGVGFKNFSKTARELVHRMQKIDSDYYPETLHQMFVVNAGSGFKLIWNSVKGFLDPKTSSKIHVLGSNYQSRLLEVIDASELPEFLGGSCTCIDKGGCLGSNKGPWNDPYILKLIHNLEAGSVRDIKPVSEGEERSDSSLRLEQLKWQGMMSDASNAESGSDVDDFGSSFIPKGAEYGSLTPVHEESSLETSLETGRRQRRTTEIMPKQLADNRQFSTNGSPRDLVSNAGKLDGSMVRWGFENLVKVVTALIKLFSFFRLFISSRTVRRLENAHPSIMPVPAAEKPQPRTISADDMSACLRRIENLESVCNHLASKPPEMPEDKEKQLLNSLERIRSIEADLERTKRALQVTVAKQNSLVETLEAVQESSRVKRRLFCS is encoded by the exons ATGTCTG TGATCCATGCCGACGACATCGAGATATCGCTGTGCGACGGCAACTCGGAGGACGAGCGCCGACGCCGCAAGATAGGGTCGCTGCGCCGCAAGGCCATCCACGCGCTCAAGAAGCGCGGCAGGCGTCGCGTCGACTTCCGCTTCCCTCCGGCCATCTCCATCGAGGACGTCCGAGACGCCGAGGAGGAGCGCGCCGTCTCCGCCTTCCGTGAGCGCCTGGCCGCGCACGGCCTCCTCCCCGACAAGCACGACGACTACCACATGATGCTAAG GTTCTTGAAGGCGAGGAAGTTCGACGCCGAGAAGGCAATGCAGATGTGGGCAGACATGCTGCGATGGAGGAAAGAGTTTGGGGCCGACACGATCCTTGAG GATTTTGAGTTTGATGAACTGGACGAGGTGCTGTGCTACTACCCTCAGGGCTACCATGGTGTCGACCGAGAAGGCCGGCCCGTGTACATCGAGAGGCTCGGCAAGGTCGACCCTAACAAGCTCATGCAGATCACCTCCGTGGACAGGTACATCAAGTACCATGTGCAGGAGTTTGAGAGGGCCTTCAGAGAGAAGTTCCCTGCCTGCACATTGGCTGCCAAGAGGCACATtgactccaccaccaccatcttGGATGTCCAGGGTGTG GGTTTTAAGAATTTCTCCAAGACTGCAAGGGAGCTAGTACACCGCATGCAGAAGATCGACAGCGACTATTATCCTGAG ACGTTGCATCAAATGTTTGTTGTAAATGCGGGCAGTGGATTCAAGTTGATCTGGAACAGTGTGAAGGGCTTCCTTGACCCAAAAACTTCATCCAAGATTCAT GTTCTTGGTTCGAACTATCAGAGTAGACTTCTTGAAGTAATTGACGCAAG TGAGTTGCCAGAGTTCCTCGGTGGTTCATGCACCTGTATTGACAAGGGAGGTTGTCTTGGGTCTAACAAGGGGCCATGGAATGACCCTTATATCTTGAAG CTGATACACAATCTGGAAGCTGGTTCTGTGAGGGATATCAAGCCAGTTTCTGAAGGCGAAGAAAGAAGTGATTCTTCTCTTAGACTGGAACAGTTGAAG TGGCAAGGCATGATGAGTGATGCATCAAATGCTGAATCAGGGTCGGATGTTGATGACTTTGGATCCTCATTTATTCCGAAAGGTGCTGAGTATGGGTCCCTCACTCCAGTCCATGAGGAA AGTTCCCTGGAAACGTCTCTTGAAACTGGTAGGAGGCAGCGGCGAACAACTGAAATCATGCCAAAACAACTAGCTGATAACCGTCAATTTTCCACCAATGGAAGCCCTCGTGATTTAG TGAGCAATGCTGGCAAACTGGATGGTTCAATGGTCCGATGGGGTTTTGAGAATCTTGTCAAAGTTGTGACAGCTTTGATCAAGCTATTCTCCTTTTTCCGGCTTTTCATCTCTAGTAGAACAGTGAGGAGGCTTGAAAACGCCCACCCTTCCATTATGCCAGTCCCAGCCGCAGAGAAGCCACAGCCCCGGACCATCAGTGCGGATGATATGAGTGCTTGCTTACGGCGCATTGAAAATCTTGAATCTGTTTGCAATCATCTTGCAAGCAAGCCACCAGAGATGCCCGAGGACAAAGAGAAACAATTACTAAACTCGTTGGAGCGCATCAGATCCATCGAGGCTGACCTGGAGAGGACCAAAAGA GCACTGCAAGTGACGGTGGCGAAGCAGAATTCGTTGGTGGAGACTCTGGAAGCTGTACAGGAGTCGTCGAGAGTGAAG AGGAGGTTGTTCTGCTCATAG